The proteins below are encoded in one region of Fibrella aestuarina BUZ 2:
- a CDS encoding DEAD/DEAH box helicase, producing MNFNDLAIIAPILKALAEEGYTTPTPIQEQAIPHVNAGRDLLGCAQTGTGKTAAFSIPTLQRLYTKKQSGDWSNKIKALILTPTRELAIQIDESLAAYGRHVGLRHTVIFGGVGQKPQTDALARGVDILTATPGRLLDLMNQGFVNLKGIEFFVLDEADRMLDMGFIHDVRKVLAVLPNKRQSLFFSATMPPEIVKLADTILTDPVKVEVTPVSSTADTVRQSVYLVERDNKRNLLRHILEDKAIESALVFTRTKHGADKVAEFLNKQGIKTEAIHGNKAQNARQRALSNFKERTTRVLVATDIAARGIDVDNLSHVINFELPNIPESYVHRIGRTGRAGASGIAISFCETDERAYLKDIQKLIGRKVPVEVANNPFPSDNRDPIEVAKPPKPNQREPREPREARNGRANQPRRAEKGPQQQNRPELVRASEQRTQRTDDTQSTRRPDQVRSANGQKPRGEGNAQPAGRNDNRNRSNNNRGQKPAPRDSGSSASEDDRWRPWTSYLSTSPDRFDKKK from the coding sequence ATGAATTTTAACGACTTAGCGATTATCGCTCCAATCCTGAAGGCGCTGGCCGAAGAAGGATACACTACCCCAACTCCAATTCAGGAACAAGCTATTCCACACGTAAATGCCGGTCGCGATCTGTTGGGGTGCGCCCAGACTGGCACTGGCAAAACAGCCGCCTTTTCGATTCCTACGCTTCAGCGCTTATACACGAAAAAGCAATCCGGCGACTGGTCAAACAAGATCAAGGCGCTGATTCTGACACCGACGCGCGAGCTCGCCATCCAGATCGACGAAAGTCTGGCGGCGTATGGCCGGCACGTAGGCCTTCGCCACACCGTTATTTTTGGCGGCGTTGGTCAGAAACCACAAACCGATGCGCTGGCACGGGGCGTCGACATCCTGACGGCAACGCCCGGCCGGTTGCTCGACCTGATGAACCAGGGCTTCGTAAACCTGAAAGGCATCGAGTTTTTTGTGCTCGACGAAGCCGACCGGATGCTCGACATGGGTTTTATCCACGACGTGCGTAAGGTCCTGGCCGTATTGCCCAACAAACGGCAGTCGCTGTTTTTCTCGGCAACCATGCCGCCCGAAATTGTCAAGCTCGCCGATACCATCCTGACCGACCCGGTGAAGGTGGAAGTAACGCCTGTTTCATCGACGGCCGATACGGTTCGCCAATCGGTGTATCTGGTTGAGCGCGACAACAAACGCAATCTGCTGCGCCATATCCTTGAAGACAAAGCCATCGAATCGGCGCTGGTCTTTACCCGGACCAAGCACGGCGCCGACAAGGTGGCCGAATTCCTGAATAAGCAGGGCATCAAAACCGAAGCGATTCACGGCAACAAAGCCCAGAACGCCCGGCAACGCGCCCTGAGCAACTTCAAGGAGCGCACCACGCGGGTGTTGGTGGCTACCGACATTGCTGCGCGGGGTATCGACGTCGATAACCTCTCGCACGTGATCAACTTCGAGTTGCCCAACATTCCCGAAAGCTATGTACACCGCATTGGCCGGACGGGCCGCGCGGGCGCCAGTGGCATCGCCATTTCGTTTTGCGAAACCGATGAGCGGGCGTACCTGAAAGATATTCAGAAGCTGATTGGCCGTAAGGTGCCGGTTGAGGTGGCGAACAACCCGTTCCCGTCTGACAACCGCGACCCGATCGAGGTGGCCAAGCCGCCCAAGCCAAACCAACGTGAGCCGCGCGAACCCCGCGAGGCACGCAACGGCCGGGCTAACCAGCCGCGCCGTGCCGAAAAAGGCCCACAGCAGCAGAACCGCCCCGAACTGGTTCGCGCCTCGGAGCAACGTACCCAGCGGACCGACGACACCCAGTCGACGCGCCGCCCCGATCAGGTACGTTCGGCCAACGGACAAAAACCCCGTGGCGAGGGCAACGCACAGCCTGCGGGCCGCAATGACAACCGGAACCGGTCGAACAATAACCGTGGCCAGAAGCCTGCCCCGCGTGACTCGGGTTCATCGGCTAGTGAAGACGATCGTTGGCGCCCCTGGACGTCCTACCTGTCGACCTCGCCCGATCGGTTCGATAAGAAGAAATAG
- a CDS encoding glycoside hydrolase family 36 protein, producing the protein MKYSLTLLGILFASVGALAQPSAQQRIHYDETKRQFSLENSLVKRVLQLTPSGLQTVAYTDLRTKTNVIRDPNRVREIAFQVNGIPFTGRGAAGFAVTYKTHTISEKVGQGSVLRVDLQVQHPNRFIVFDLSLYYQIYADLPLTRKWLTIRNTGGDPLRISELDWENLNLDLTAGGVGLTTAVDVYAAYGRLPTRPPYIGRTDDAALLIHNPEQNTGILLGNEAPAVMKRTHVYRDSTEVGIGMGFEADDFPFQKTLLTDETFTSPKAFVSLFKGAVWQDAFAQDLATYVRTQLGTRLFAHKKTPTAFYNTRLPFGRNLNGPQLKKLVDELAPTGIDYLILDDGWQDNYGDWNVDTRKFPNGLRPLTDYIRAKGMTPGLWLALATAADTSAVGQEHADWFMNNRDGQRHSLQGSGAKNLYTMSLDTPWFDYILQKIRTLVDEHGLGYIKLDLAAACSAYRLNSSDAGDWATGAGRTYANQRESLWRLYERTGQLMDSLKASHPNLLIDCTHELYGKANGVDLWLLQHADYAGLASNRIGASAGSRALRQLTYDRGQVVPSGTLLTGNLRLDEPLAKQQYLSMASSTIVFTGDVAKLLPTDKAWLKAWNGWLAALNERTQYTRFYQTGDVLPRPDTHNWDGAIRFNPERNGGLLCFYRNDSPEATRIFPIRGVKPAGTYLIRQGGTNAVVGTFTGQQLLTTGLPVTIPNRNEASLLSIEPFVKPEAAKVEPIAAKEPAKMPVK; encoded by the coding sequence ATGAAATACAGCCTCACTCTACTCGGGATTCTTTTCGCGTCTGTGGGCGCATTGGCCCAGCCATCAGCGCAACAACGCATCCACTACGATGAAACCAAGCGCCAGTTTAGTCTCGAAAACTCGCTGGTGAAACGGGTGCTTCAACTGACGCCGTCGGGGCTGCAAACGGTAGCCTACACCGATCTGCGCACAAAGACCAATGTGATCCGCGACCCAAATCGAGTGAGGGAGATAGCTTTTCAGGTCAACGGTATACCCTTCACGGGGCGCGGGGCGGCGGGCTTTGCCGTGACGTATAAAACCCACACAATCAGCGAGAAAGTCGGGCAGGGGAGTGTGTTGCGCGTTGATTTACAGGTGCAGCATCCCAACCGGTTTATCGTGTTCGACCTAAGCCTGTACTACCAGATTTACGCCGATCTGCCCCTGACGCGCAAATGGCTGACGATCAGAAATACGGGCGGCGATCCATTGCGTATCAGTGAGCTGGACTGGGAAAACCTGAACCTCGACCTAACGGCGGGTGGAGTGGGTCTCACCACGGCGGTTGATGTGTACGCAGCCTACGGGCGGCTACCGACCCGGCCCCCTTACATTGGGCGTACCGACGATGCTGCGTTGCTGATTCATAACCCCGAACAAAACACAGGTATACTGTTGGGCAATGAAGCCCCGGCGGTGATGAAGCGGACTCATGTATACCGGGATTCTACCGAAGTAGGGATTGGCATGGGGTTCGAAGCCGACGATTTTCCGTTTCAGAAGACCCTACTAACCGACGAAACCTTTACCTCGCCCAAAGCCTTCGTTAGCTTGTTCAAAGGGGCTGTCTGGCAGGATGCCTTTGCGCAGGATCTGGCCACCTACGTGCGTACGCAGCTGGGCACACGGTTGTTTGCGCACAAGAAAACGCCAACGGCTTTCTACAACACCCGGCTTCCGTTTGGGCGTAACCTTAATGGCCCACAACTCAAAAAGCTCGTCGATGAGCTGGCCCCCACGGGCATTGATTACCTGATTCTGGACGACGGCTGGCAGGATAACTACGGCGACTGGAACGTGGATACCCGCAAGTTTCCGAACGGCCTGCGCCCCCTGACTGACTACATCCGCGCCAAAGGGATGACGCCCGGTTTATGGCTGGCACTGGCCACCGCCGCCGATACCTCGGCGGTAGGGCAGGAACACGCCGACTGGTTCATGAACAACCGCGACGGGCAACGCCATTCTTTACAGGGTAGCGGTGCTAAAAACCTGTACACGATGAGCCTCGATACCCCCTGGTTCGATTATATACTTCAGAAAATCAGAACGTTGGTTGATGAGCATGGACTTGGGTACATCAAGCTCGACCTGGCGGCAGCCTGTTCGGCTTATCGGCTCAACAGCAGCGATGCGGGCGACTGGGCCACGGGTGCTGGACGTACCTACGCCAATCAGCGGGAATCGTTGTGGCGGCTTTATGAACGCACGGGTCAGCTTATGGATTCGCTCAAAGCCAGCCACCCTAACCTGCTGATCGACTGCACCCATGAACTGTACGGAAAGGCCAACGGCGTCGATCTGTGGCTGCTACAACACGCCGATTACGCCGGGCTCGCGTCGAACCGGATAGGGGCATCGGCGGGAAGTCGTGCCCTTCGGCAGTTGACCTACGATCGGGGGCAGGTGGTGCCGTCAGGTACGTTGCTGACGGGTAACCTGCGCCTCGATGAGCCACTGGCCAAACAGCAGTACCTGTCGATGGCTTCTTCGACCATTGTCTTCACCGGCGACGTTGCCAAACTGCTTCCTACTGATAAAGCGTGGCTCAAAGCCTGGAACGGCTGGCTGGCGGCGCTCAACGAACGTACCCAGTATACGCGATTCTACCAGACGGGCGATGTCCTGCCCCGACCCGATACGCACAACTGGGACGGTGCCATCCGGTTCAACCCCGAGCGTAACGGGGGGCTGCTGTGTTTTTACCGCAACGATTCCCCTGAAGCAACCCGCATCTTCCCGATCCGAGGCGTGAAACCGGCCGGTACGTACCTGATTCGGCAGGGTGGGACCAACGCCGTCGTGGGTACGTTCACGGGGCAGCAACTGCTCACTACAGGCCTGCCAGTCACGATTCCGAACCGCAACGAAGCCTCCCTGCTCTCCATCGAACCGTTCGTAAAACCCGAAGCCGCCAAAGTTGAGCCCATCGCTGCCAAAGAACCCGCCAAGATGCCGGTGAAGTAG